One Arachis hypogaea cultivar Tifrunner chromosome 18, arahy.Tifrunner.gnm2.J5K5, whole genome shotgun sequence genomic window, CAAGCAACTCCAACCCTGACAATACCCCCTGAAGGAGGAATATGTAACAGTGGACTGCCATCAGCAGTTGCCATAGCTACTTCAATGCAAGCATCTTTGAGATCAACACATCTCAACAGTCCTCCAGTTTGTCCAAGGTAATTTTGAAGTTTGATTTTGTCATTACATGCCTCCAGGGACAAAGTAAGCTGCGATGCTCTGGCAGTCCACTTCTTCTGGCTAGCATCGATCGGTTGACCTTCCCAAAGACTAAAACAAGCAGGATCCTTTTCCAGGTTCAGCATTATTAGTTTCAATGAGGGTGAATCAGAAAAGGAAAGGTTTTCAATTTGGAGTCTTGCTCCAGTGAAGGAGGTCTGAACTGTATTATTATCCATATAGATTTTAGAAATATCAGTTTCAATGTTGTCTAGTGGAACTGTAAGGTCAAGCCCCTTGAGactgaaaataaaagattttattgAGAAGTCCGGTAGAATGTCACCAGGACTGACAACAATACCATCAGCTAAGAATGAGGATATCCTCAGGCATGTTTCCTCCTGAAGATGAACCTGAACAAATATACAAAGATCATCAAACAtataattgacaaaaaaaaaaaaaagacaaaaaagatgCACTATACGTCTGTAACAAGATATTTATTGAAAGATGATGCACATACCATAAGAGGCTGACAATCAATAACTGTCTGAGAAGCAAAGGATGGTGGAAGTGGTGAAGGCATGACTTGAAGTGCATGGAGGCATATTAGAGGGATTCCCTCAATCACTTGCCACTGCTGTTCTCCTAGAGGGTATATTGGAGGGCAAAAGCTTCTAGCTGCCAAAAGAAAGGATTTAAAAACCAGTTGTTAAGCATTGGTAAAGTGATATATTATTTTCAAGAAACGTGTTCATAACTTAATACCAAATTCAGGCACATGGAAAGCATCTTTTGTGACAGCTTGCATCGATGGTTGCACTAGTGTACACTGCGGAGATGAATAGATGTCCCTGCATTCCAATGATAACAAGCAACCTAGTTACATTGTTACGTTATAGTGATTAGTACAGTCAACTTAGGAAGGAAAACAGATTATTGTGCCATTAAAACTATCAAAAGCCACCAAAATGATTGATCAACTAGAGCATATGAGaaaccctttttttttctctccttttgtcGATTTGCATTAACTGCTCAGGATTTAATGCAGGATCTAACCATGAAAGTGGTTTTATGGACAGAGCACAAAGGCACAAACCTTAAAATTATTCCACCAATTGTAATCTTGGTCAAGTTATTGTCATTCTCTCCTTCAGAAAGACTGGCCTGCAAAAGTACATGAAACAGTATAACTCACTGATAGCCTGATAACATTGCACAATAAGGGGGAATAACATGGCAATATGACATCTTAAAAGCACATTTGTTAAAAGCATGTGACATCTTAACCTTTGCACCATACATACAACCATAGCATGAATCATCCAGATAATATAAGGAGCTTTCTTTTCTTACCTTTCTCTAAGAATGATTAGCTGTAGTTATAAGAAATAAACTTATCACACTAAAACCACATTGGCAAAACAAATATAGCAGCTACAATTTTGTATTCCTTTTgtttacttgtttgtttctgcATAGTGCATATCTTGTTACTAATGGAGCCTCCAAAgaccccctccccccccccccccccccacaaaaaaaacacacacaaaaaaacccacgcaaaaaaaaaggaaaaaaaagcacagatataaattaaaaaataatatcgaAGGGAAATATTCTGTCCTATGTTTTTATATTTGCTTTTGATATAACCAATTCTATCCTTCCCTCTAGACAAGGCTAAGGTGTTGTCAGTTTATCACCAACACTCATAAGTAATATGGGACAAGTACCAAAGAAAGAATAATGGGGGAAAGAATAGTAAGATtatgtaaagaaaaataaaatgaatatgaAAATAAAGCATTACCCGAGAGAAAAAGAGGGACTGCAGCAAAAGCTCAAGCTGGAATTCTGCAAGTTATTGTCATTGGTTGGATCATTTATTAACTCTATGAATTTGACTATATAATTGAAAGAGgtttaaatttatctaaaaagAAAGCTATGTGGCTAGCAACAAACCAGTATCTTTAATGCAAAGAAATATATGATCTACAACGATCGAGACCAGAGAACGCCCAGCAGCTTCAGTTGATCGCTGCTATGATTCAATTACAGAGACACTCAAAGGATGTCAAAATGAAACAATATTTTTATCCAAAGGAAACTACTGAGGATGGGTATTCTGAAAAACTGAAAAGTTAAAAAACAGTGTGAAACCTGCTGAGTCTTTAAATCAACATTGCCCCTGTTTAGACAGACATATAATCCTGTCATAAAGCGGAGAAGTGCGCGTAGCCCTGCTCATACATGTTGTAGTAACTCATGTCAGTGATGTCACAATGATGCCATGTGTATCAATTCAATGTGGATACAAGAAACATTACATGTGCCCTTTTTACTTACCAGGTTCACTTAGTGCAGGGCAAACAGCTTCATTGATGTGCAACTGAACCTCAAGCCCAAGTGGACTGTTCAAGTCAGTTCTCTGAACTGTTATCTGGCAGTTATAAATTCCAGCTATATTTCATGACTCAAACATTCAAACATAAAACAGATGTTTATAAGATTAGTTGTAGGAACTATATTTACATATGCTTCTCCTGATATTCCTTCAATAAAACGCTCTCCTCCAAAGAATACTCGCTTTGCACCATCATCATCTCTCAGGTTTGATCCCTCTTCAGAGAAGCCTAATGCAGCATCCGCGAACATGTCAGGATGAGGCAAAAGATCAATAGACAAAGATTCCCATTCTAGTTtctgagaaagaaaaaagaaaaacatgtaTGAATTATTAGATGGTAATGCCAATAAAAGCAACATAACATCCACAACCTTGAGAGTATAGCTAAAAATATAATTGCTTTTTATGAaccattctttttatttttcaataaaacttatcgGAACTATGTATTCTAATCATATAACTAAATGACAACTGTAAAATaagcaaaatgaaagaaataaaacCAAATCAATACAGATTACACATATAAGCATATTAAAACTAGAGAAGGAGGTAATTACTTTGAAGACATATATATATTTCTTGTTACTGGAGAATTCCCGTGCTTCCTTAAGATTTACAACCTGTAAAGGCAAATCTTTCAATAAAATGCCATATGCAAGGGTGTCAGATTTTTAAGCCTGGGTTTCAACAAATACCTGCCAGCTCTCATTTGTGGTATACAGCAAAAGGTTATGTATTGTGATAGATGCCATTGGTGGTGCCCTATAAATAGATTTCAGGGAAAACTTAAAAAAACATAGTACTTGAGCCAAACACAAAGTGAAATTCTTTAGGTTTATACTTAAAAAATACTTGATAGACCCGTCAGAGACTAAGATGTCCACGtcagtttcaatttcaatttcaattcattCAAAATCACAACAGTTGACAGGGTTGGTAGAGCACAAATAAACCAAATTCTGAGCATCAAGAAACAAGAATTTACCATGTTGCTCCCACTTTTCGACGCGCGCCCCCACCACCACGAGTTTCAAGTAATAGATTAACTGTGTGAATTTGTATAGTCATGCCATCAGAAATCTGAAACCGTCAGTAACTCTATCAATGAGTAACATTTTCAAATGAAAAATGTCTTTGCATGACAAGTAATTGATCATCGCTATGAAACTACCAAACCTATGGAAAGGAATGCTATAAGCTgaatcacaattcaatcaacctTACACTAAATCCTTATCATATTCATCTCTCATTGTAAAACAACCAGTCCCCATTGGCAATAACAGCAACGGAAACaaatatagtaaaaaataaaCTGAAAGAGAGTAAAGTGACAAGTGTCACAAACCTTATCAGCGAAACCATAACCACTACCCTTCGAGGTGGCAGCCGATGAAGTGGCACTGCACAGAAACCAAGCTTAGTGAATAAGCATTGAAAAACAGCATAAGCATCCATCAACGCACAAAAATAAAATCAAGTAACAAGTTTAATTCACCTGTTGGTACTACTAACAGATGCATCAAAATCAGAATTCTCCTCCAGAACTAGATCAAGCCGATCAATTTGCACAATGATCGGCTCTACTTGCACATTACTCACGGAAGGAagctgaaaaagaaaagaagagaattggttaataatattaacaaatttagagttaaaaaatgaataaatcgcAGCGGAGAGAAAGAGAATTGAAGAAGGTTAACCATGATGTCCAATTTGGCAACTTTAGCTGTGGAAACGTTAAGCGCAGGTGGCAAGGCCAAGCTGGAATGCAAGGCATCACCATCGATATCTAAATTGGAGAGACTTAGAGTGCGGCCTTGGAGCTTGAACTGCTCTCTGGAGAAGGATTTGAGCCAATACTTGAGCGTGTACTCTAGTGCACGAGCTAGTATTGACTCCATTCTAAGACAAGTTACTTCTCAGTTCAGAATTTCAGATCAAGATCATGGAAGGAACTTGGGGACTCTGAATAACAATCGTTTGATTCCTTGACACCTTCTTTGTTTGTTAGGGGTGGtgatttgagagagagagagagagagcacgtGCGCGGCACGTGAGAATATAACAGCAGAGGACCTGTGTCTGTCTGAATTCTGGAATCGCAACTGCGCACCTCTTCTTCTTCTGTCCTTTTCTTttcgtttcttttcttttctatgctATTCTGTTCTCTTTCTATGTGCTGTGAACAATGGTTCCTCGCGTCCTCTCTTAATTGGGAAAATACGCAAAATATGTTTTGAACTGAGTTTAATTATGcttaaatatataatttctatgtaaactttttatcttaatttaatgataaataaaaaaaattaattttgatacccTATTCAGTTTTATATGTCCATATAATTATGTAAGGTCATACATTGATGAtgtgagataaaaaaaatagatataattaaataattttaaaatattttatattatttacgtattaaaattaaatttattaaaatattatttttataattatattagaggtatgataaaattagtttttggGAATTAGCTTTTTAGATTCTTGTCATAAATGTTaaaggattttaaaaattatgttatttgtcTTAGAGATGGTTCCAAAACTAAAGAGATTTGAATTTATTTAGATTTGCATCAATCCAGACTTAAAGAATTGGATTAAAAAAGACTATAATCATGGTAATACGACTTTGTTTTACTTGACTTTTTCGTAGATTTGGCGAGATAGAAATAATGATTTATTCAATCGTGATAAATCTTGAAGCACTAATATCTGTGGTGAGTATAATTTggacttttttatataaataaatatataaaatactttAAGTACCATAATGCGCACCGGAAAAAAGTTGGATAGAAATACGCAGGGCCAGTTCTGGGGCACCGCATGCGAAATGGAAATTGACTCTAACTCAGGGATGGTGCCGGTGAAATGGATGCTGCGGGGACTGACCCTGACCTAACACCTGCGAAGTGGAGCCGTCGGCCAACTCACTGATGACGGCTGCGAAATGGACAACTTCTGAGTGCTGGCCGCGAATTGGCCAATGCAGAATTTTCTAGCGCCTCTGAGTTGGGCTACTTACTGTCAAAGCTGCTGGTTTCAATAGTTGCAGTTTCCGTGAAGTGCATGCATTGTTGAAGAGGGTGGCATTGGTTGGATTTTAAGATTGTGCACAATATAAAAGGGAGGGAGGACCAAATCAAGCACTTGCCATTTTCACTGGAAGAAGTAGGAGAGGTGGGGTGTGAAAGAAAAATTTAACATTCAGGTAGAAAAAATTTGGATTAAAATGAGTGATAGTGGGATCAATGTTGACCATTTTCTTGTATCATTGTCCATAAAAATGAGCATTTATATAGTGAAAATCTGCTCCTTGCATGCAGTACAAGCAAAATGGACCATTTCCTTTGCAATACACTAGGATTGGGTAGCTCATTTCGCGGGTGGCGCACCAGACACGCTCAATTCGCATGTGTCAGTCGCGAGTTGGAGGCAGGCTTGCACCATGCCCGCCACAGCTGATATGGGTGTCCATTTCACATGTGCTTCACCAGAAATGGTTCCCCCAATTCGCTGGTGCCATCCTTGAGTTGGAGTCAATTTCCATTTCGCATGCGATGCCCCAAAATTGGTTTGCGTATTTCTGTCTAACATTTTTCCAGTGCGCATTATGGTAATTaaagtattttatatatttatttatataaaaaagcctATAATTTGTAGCATAGTTCGAGAGCTCTATAGCATTTTTATCATTCATCGTTCTTTAAGTGTTTCGTTCTTCTGCCTCATATGGATTAATCTTTCTGTTAATGCTGTGAAAATTAATTGTAATGCTAGCTTGAATGATTTGGTCAATTTTACTagtttttattgtttaattcatAACTGAGATGATTGTAGAGCGAAAGGGTGCAATGGGCGCCTAGCAACGGTTTGTGTTCTTTATATCGAGTTTCGTACGATTTAGAGAGGCTTGGTGCTTATTTGGAAGTGTAGATTTTGGGAAATGATTTGTGAAACTGATTGTTTGGATGCATTTTTATTTATACAAAAAAGACAATATGTTGAACCTATTCAATAGTAGAATTTTGTGGAAAAAATCAAAGACATTAGTGATTAGAAGTGAAAGATGAGCATCAATTTGATTAAATAATGTTGTTGACTTTATGACACAAAAAAATTGTCACTAATACGAGTTGCTATGTAGAATGGTTCCACTCTTCGAATGAGTTTGCTCATCTTGATAGCATCGATAGATCTTCTGTCATGTGATTTGACCtgtgttttctttctttcatctTTAGTCatacaaaaaaaagtcaattattagtataaaatatatattaaaatataaactatatattaaaaatgagttaaattacatatgtatttatatataaatatatagtaattaattttccatacacacataatattttttattttaaaaaaacttgATTTAGTCATTATTGATCTCTATTTTaggaattgatttttttattaacgaTATATAGTATATTTATACTTAATACATTTATGTCAGGGAATTCGGTCAATGGGTTGCATAAGGTGGGATTCAAATTCTCGACATTTACTTAAGTGGACGAGTGAA contains:
- the LOC112769211 gene encoding uncharacterized protein isoform X3; translated protein: MESILARALEYTLKYWLKSFSREQFKLQGRTLSLSNLDIDGDALHSSLALPPALNVSTAKVAKLDIMLPSVSNVQVEPIIVQIDRLDLVLEENSDFDASVSSTNSATSSAATSKGSGYGFADKISDGMTIQIHTVNLLLETRGGGGARRKVGATWAPPMASITIHNLLLYTTNESWQVVNLKEAREFSSNKKYIYVFKKLEWESLSIDLLPHPDMFADAALGFSEEGSNLRDDDGAKRVFFGGERFIEGISGEAYITVQRTDLNSPLGLEVQLHINEAVCPALSEPGLRALLRFMTGLYVCLNRGNVDLKTQQQRSTEAAGRSLVSIVVDHIFLCIKDTEFQLELLLQSLFFSRASLSEGENDNNLTKITIGGIILRDIYSSPQCTLVQPSMQAVTKDAFHVPEFARSFCPPIYPLGEQQWQVIEGIPLICLHALQVMPSPLPPSFASQTVIDCQPLMVHLQEETCLRISSFLADVQTSFTGARLQIENLSFSDSPSLKLIMLNLEKDPACFSLWEGQPIDASQKKWTARASQLTLSLEACNDKIKLQNYLGQTGGLLRCVDLKDACIEVAMATADGSPLLHIPPSGGIVRVGVACGQYLSNTSVEQLFFVLDVYGYFGRVSEKIAMVGKRKQLEDVRDKSFSGKLMDKVPSDTAVSLTVKDLQLRFLESSVNVEGMPLVQFIGDDLFINAAHKTLGGAIVVSSTLRWESVQIDCVDAEGHLPCENGSFLSPSENVPSPSDNGYPHLRAVFWVDKNKKHPMNGNAHSIPFLDISMVHVIPLNEQDMESHSLNVSASVSGVRLGGGMNYAEALLHRFGILGPDGGPGTGLSKGLENLQKGPLSKLFKTTPLMVDNSEDAESMRQGEETSFPHLKKPDDVDVTIELRDWLFALEGADQMAEQWWFSSLEVVDREERCWHTTFRGLRVNAKSSPKKVLDGKAQLHRIKQNPIELVTVGIEGLRILKPHIQKGNPPSMLIANGDKENSNTTEGVGLEVRLILCEDNTDDIVNWEVEDIKFAVKQPIEAAVTKDELQHLTLLCKSEIDSIGRITAGVLRLLKLEGSVGQAVIDQLGNLGSEGIDKIFSSEKVTRDGSVVGNRGHSPLPSGVNEGPHKTMEETLTQLEEVVVESQAKLSELITHVGTSDSSSTQHRTIVKLSQKIETMQGLLMQLRNQL
- the LOC112769211 gene encoding uncharacterized protein isoform X4: MESILARALEYTLKYWLKSFSREQFKLQGRTLSLSNLDIDGDALHSSLALPPALNVSTAKVAKLDIMLPSVSNVQVEPIIVQIDRLDLVLEENSDFDASVSSTNSATSSAATSKGSGYGFADKISDGMTIQIHTVNLLLETRGGGGARRKVGATWAPPMASITIHNLLLYTTNESWQVVNLKEAREFSSNKKYIYVFKKLEWESLSIDLLPHPDMFADAALGFSEEGSNLRDDDGAKRVFFGGERFIEGISGEAYITVQRTDLNSPLGLEVQLHINEAVCPALSEPGLRALLRFMTGLYVCLNRGNVDLKTQQRSTEAAGRSLVSIVVDHIFLCIKDTEFQLELLLQSLFFSRASLSEGENDNNLTKITIGGIILRDIYSSPQCTLVQPSMQAVTKDAFHVPEFARSFCPPIYPLGEQQWQVIEGIPLICLHALQVMPSPLPPSFASQTVIDCQPLMVHLQEETCLRISSFLADVQTSFTGARLQIENLSFSDSPSLKLIMLNLEKDPACFSLWEGQPIDASQKKWTARASQLTLSLEACNDKIKLQNYLGQTGGLLRCVDLKDACIEVAMATADGSPLLHIPPSGGIVRVGVACGQYLSNTSVEQLFFVLDVYGYFGRVSEKIAMVGKRKQLEDVRDKSFSGKLMDKVPSDTAVSLTVKDLQLRFLESSVNVEGMPLVQFIGDDLFINAAHKTLGGAIVVSSTLRWESVQIDCVDAEGHLPCENGSFLSPSENVPSPSDNGYPHLRAVFWVDKNKKHPMNGNAHSIPFLDISMVHVIPLNEQDMESHSLNVSASVSGVRLGGGMNYAEALLHRFGILGPDGGPGTGLSKGLENLQKGPLSKLFKTTPLMVDNSEDAESMRQGEETSFPHLKKPDDVDVTIELRDWLFALEGADQMAEQWWFSSLEVVDREERCWHTTFRGLRVNAKSSPKKVLDGKAQLHRIKQNPIELVTVGIEGLRILKPHIQKGNPPSMLIANGDKENSNTTEGVGLEVRLILCEDNTDDIVNWEVEDIKFAVKQPIEAAVTKDELQHLTLLCKSEIDSIGRITAGVLRLLKLEGSVGQAVIDQLGNLGSEGIDKIFSSEKVTRDGSVVGNRGHSPLPSGVNEGPHKTMEETLTQLEEVVVESQAKLSELITHVGTSDSSSTQHRTIVKLSQKIETMQGLLMQLRNQL
- the LOC112769211 gene encoding uncharacterized protein isoform X1 — protein: MESILARALEYTLKYWLKSFSREQFKLQGRTLSLSNLDIDGDALHSSLALPPALNVSTAKVAKLDIMLPSVSNVQVEPIIVQIDRLDLVLEENSDFDASVSSTNSATSSAATSKGSGYGFADKISDGMTIQIHTVNLLLETRGGGGARRKVGATWAPPMASITIHNLLLYTTNESWQVVNLKEAREFSSNKKYIYVFKKLEWESLSIDLLPHPDMFADAALGFSEEGSNLRDDDGAKRVFFGGERFIEGISGEAYITVQRTDLNSPLGLEVQLHINEAVCPALSEPGLRALLRFMTGLYVCLNRGNVDLKTQQQRSTEAAGRSLVSIVVDHIFLCIKDTEFQLELLLQSLFFSRASLSEGENDNNLTKITIGGIILRDIYSSPQCTLVQPSMQAVTKDAFHVPEFARSFCPPIYPLGEQQWQVIEGIPLICLHALQVMPSPLPPSFASQTVIDCQPLMVHLQEETCLRISSFLADGIVVSPGDILPDFSIKSFIFSLKGLDLTVPLDNIETDISKIYMDNNTVQTSFTGARLQIENLSFSDSPSLKLIMLNLEKDPACFSLWEGQPIDASQKKWTARASQLTLSLEACNDKIKLQNYLGQTGGLLRCVDLKDACIEVAMATADGSPLLHIPPSGGIVRVGVACGQYLSNTSVEQLFFVLDVYGYFGRVSEKIAMVGKRKQLEDVRDKSFSGKLMDKVPSDTAVSLTVKDLQLRFLESSVNVEGMPLVQFIGDDLFINAAHKTLGGAIVVSSTLRWESVQIDCVDAEGHLPCENGSFLSPSENVPSPSDNGYPHLRAVFWVDKNKKHPMNGNAHSIPFLDISMVHVIPLNEQDMESHSLNVSASVSGVRLGGGMNYAEALLHRFGILGPDGGPGTGLSKGLENLQKGPLSKLFKTTPLMVDNSEDAESMRQGEETSFPHLKKPDDVDVTIELRDWLFALEGADQMAEQWWFSSLEVVDREERCWHTTFRGLRVNAKSSPKKVLDGKAQLHRIKQNPIELVTVGIEGLRILKPHIQKGNPPSMLIANGDKENSNTTEGVGLEVRLILCEDNTDDIVNWEVEDIKFAVKQPIEAAVTKDELQHLTLLCKSEIDSIGRITAGVLRLLKLEGSVGQAVIDQLGNLGSEGIDKIFSSEKVTRDGSVVGNRGHSPLPSGVNEGPHKTMEETLTQLEEVVVESQAKLSELITHVGTSDSSSTQHRTIVKLSQKIETMQGLLMQLRNQL
- the LOC112769211 gene encoding uncharacterized protein isoform X2, with product MESILARALEYTLKYWLKSFSREQFKLQGRTLSLSNLDIDGDALHSSLALPPALNVSTAKVAKLDIMLPSVSNVQVEPIIVQIDRLDLVLEENSDFDASVSSTNSATSSAATSKGSGYGFADKISDGMTIQIHTVNLLLETRGGGGARRKVGATWAPPMASITIHNLLLYTTNESWQVVNLKEAREFSSNKKYIYVFKKLEWESLSIDLLPHPDMFADAALGFSEEGSNLRDDDGAKRVFFGGERFIEGISGEAYITVQRTDLNSPLGLEVQLHINEAVCPALSEPGLRALLRFMTGLYVCLNRGNVDLKTQQRSTEAAGRSLVSIVVDHIFLCIKDTEFQLELLLQSLFFSRASLSEGENDNNLTKITIGGIILRDIYSSPQCTLVQPSMQAVTKDAFHVPEFARSFCPPIYPLGEQQWQVIEGIPLICLHALQVMPSPLPPSFASQTVIDCQPLMVHLQEETCLRISSFLADGIVVSPGDILPDFSIKSFIFSLKGLDLTVPLDNIETDISKIYMDNNTVQTSFTGARLQIENLSFSDSPSLKLIMLNLEKDPACFSLWEGQPIDASQKKWTARASQLTLSLEACNDKIKLQNYLGQTGGLLRCVDLKDACIEVAMATADGSPLLHIPPSGGIVRVGVACGQYLSNTSVEQLFFVLDVYGYFGRVSEKIAMVGKRKQLEDVRDKSFSGKLMDKVPSDTAVSLTVKDLQLRFLESSVNVEGMPLVQFIGDDLFINAAHKTLGGAIVVSSTLRWESVQIDCVDAEGHLPCENGSFLSPSENVPSPSDNGYPHLRAVFWVDKNKKHPMNGNAHSIPFLDISMVHVIPLNEQDMESHSLNVSASVSGVRLGGGMNYAEALLHRFGILGPDGGPGTGLSKGLENLQKGPLSKLFKTTPLMVDNSEDAESMRQGEETSFPHLKKPDDVDVTIELRDWLFALEGADQMAEQWWFSSLEVVDREERCWHTTFRGLRVNAKSSPKKVLDGKAQLHRIKQNPIELVTVGIEGLRILKPHIQKGNPPSMLIANGDKENSNTTEGVGLEVRLILCEDNTDDIVNWEVEDIKFAVKQPIEAAVTKDELQHLTLLCKSEIDSIGRITAGVLRLLKLEGSVGQAVIDQLGNLGSEGIDKIFSSEKVTRDGSVVGNRGHSPLPSGVNEGPHKTMEETLTQLEEVVVESQAKLSELITHVGTSDSSSTQHRTIVKLSQKIETMQGLLMQLRNQL